Proteins encoded within one genomic window of Flavobacterium oreochromis:
- a CDS encoding TonB-dependent receptor domain-containing protein yields the protein MNDPINGDEILQWEKRDLFGFKSTYSRLDNISSTKLSSEAGLVTRTDILGLGRDYVLRRGFLSKAANDHLAITNYSFYLDEDWQFAPKWSLKLGFRNELFDFYLNDKMNNDNSGRKKVYRFNPKAQLYFNPTTNFTVFTKWGIGFHSNYVHTAVSKDPVADNPVPQSESLDLGFIIKLYKKSIFSFTSWWTDSGSEFKFVSDDGSFENLGRTRKYGIDASLKIQFADFLWADTNLNYAYSFLRDAPKEENFIPLNTRWNSTGGLTLKLENGINASLRYRFMGKRPAIEDGSVFSKPYTIADLVIRYTKPKYEVSLSTENILNIKWDEAQFYDKSQLKNEVEPVMDFHNTPGTPFFVKASFSYFF from the coding sequence ATGAATGATCCTATTAATGGAGATGAAATATTACAATGGGAAAAAAGAGATTTATTCGGTTTTAAAAGTACTTACAGTAGATTAGATAATATAAGTTCAACAAAATTATCCTCTGAAGCAGGATTAGTTACCCGAACTGACATTTTAGGATTAGGTAGAGATTATGTTTTAAGAAGAGGATTTTTAAGTAAAGCAGCAAACGATCATTTAGCAATTACTAATTATAGTTTTTATTTAGATGAAGATTGGCAGTTTGCACCAAAATGGTCTCTTAAATTAGGTTTTAGAAATGAACTTTTTGATTTTTATTTAAATGATAAAATGAACAATGATAACTCTGGTAGAAAAAAGGTTTATCGTTTCAATCCAAAAGCACAATTATATTTTAATCCTACTACTAATTTTACAGTATTTACAAAATGGGGTATAGGATTTCATTCTAATTATGTACATACAGCCGTTAGTAAAGATCCTGTAGCTGATAATCCTGTTCCTCAATCTGAAAGTCTTGATTTGGGTTTTATTATAAAATTGTATAAAAAATCTATCTTTAGCTTTACGTCTTGGTGGACAGACAGTGGTTCAGAATTTAAATTTGTTTCAGATGATGGAAGCTTTGAAAATTTAGGTCGAACTAGAAAATACGGAATAGATGCGTCTTTAAAAATTCAATTTGCAGATTTTCTATGGGCAGATACTAATCTAAATTACGCCTATAGTTTTTTGAGAGATGCTCCAAAAGAAGAAAATTTTATTCCTTTAAATACTAGATGGAATTCAACCGGAGGATTAACGCTAAAATTAGAAAATGGGATTAATGCTAGTTTACGCTATCGTTTTATGGGTAAACGCCCTGCTATTGAAGATGGATCTGTATTTTCTAAACCCTATACCATAGCAGATTTAGTGATCAGATATACTAAACCTAAATATGAAGTTAGTCTTTCTACTGAAAATATATTAAATATTAAATGGGATGAAGCACAGTTTTATGACAAATCACAATTAAAAAATGAAGTAGAACCTGTTATGGATTTTCATAATACACCAGGGACTCCTTTTTTTGTAAAAGCCAGCTTTTCCTATTTCTTTTAA
- a CDS encoding TonB-dependent receptor plug domain-containing protein, protein MNLAELVISASSIKKQENKIDQISLQLQPIKSAQDLLRAVPGLFIAQHAGGGKAEQIFVRGIDNDHGTDFSIQMDGIPANMPSHAHGQGYADMHFMIPETIGSANFFKGPYEASLGDFSVAGAAQFNSKYRLEKNMIKLESGLFNTQRALAMIQVLDQKHLVSKWNDNAYFASEYNYTDGFF, encoded by the coding sequence ATGAACTTGGCGGAATTAGTTATTTCAGCTTCATCTATTAAAAAACAAGAAAATAAAATAGATCAAATAAGCTTACAATTACAACCTATAAAATCAGCTCAAGATTTACTAAGAGCCGTTCCAGGGCTATTTATTGCACAACATGCTGGAGGAGGAAAAGCAGAACAAATTTTTGTTAGAGGAATAGATAATGATCACGGAACTGATTTTTCTATTCAAATGGATGGAATACCTGCAAATATGCCTTCTCATGCACATGGTCAAGGATATGCAGATATGCACTTTATGATTCCTGAAACTATAGGTTCAGCTAATTTTTTTAAAGGACCTTATGAAGCAAGTCTTGGTGATTTTTCCGTAGCAGGAGCAGCCCAATTTAATTCTAAATATCGTTTAGAAAAAAATATGATCAAGCTTGAATCAGGCTTGTTTAATACCCAAAGAGCTTTAGCTATGATACAAGTTTTAGATCAAAAACATTTAGTTTCAAAATGGAATGACAATGCTTATTTTGCATCAGAATACAATTATACAGATGGTTTTTTTTGA
- a CDS encoding carboxypeptidase-like regulatory domain-containing protein, with the protein MSKDLSKIKKIIYLCNGTCCTDNGAEENIQTLRKSLTEQALNEEIHTIRTKCQGFCKKGPIINIQPENTWYKEMNVQTSNDLVTTHILKNTKLNDHLLFSSSNTIEQLIPKKNKTHILTRLFNIICFSLLLFLSPTLQSQSTISGYVIDATNQNKIEGATIRIKESGQSTISQENGAYKIESISEGAKTIIISHMGYNSLNLNLNFKKTNKKRLILPCCIM; encoded by the coding sequence ATGTCAAAGGATCTATCAAAGATTAAAAAAATCATTTATTTATGTAATGGTACTTGTTGTACTGATAATGGAGCAGAAGAAAATATTCAAACACTCCGAAAAAGTCTAACAGAACAAGCACTTAATGAAGAAATTCATACGATTAGAACCAAGTGTCAAGGTTTTTGTAAAAAAGGCCCTATCATAAATATTCAACCTGAAAATACTTGGTATAAGGAAATGAATGTTCAAACTTCAAATGATTTAGTTACTACTCATATTTTAAAAAATACGAAACTAAATGATCACTTGCTTTTTTCTTCAAGTAATACGATTGAACAACTTATACCTAAAAAAAATAAAACTCATATACTAACAAGATTATTTAATATAATTTGTTTTTCGTTACTACTATTTTTATCTCCTACTTTACAATCACAAAGTACTATTAGTGGTTATGTTATAGATGCAACGAATCAAAATAAAATAGAAGGAGCCACTATAAGAATAAAAGAATCAGGTCAAAGTACCATATCACAAGAAAATGGAGCTTATAAAATAGAATCTATTTCAGAAGGAGCTAAGACAATTATTATTTCTCACATGGGATATAATTCGCTTAATTTAAACCTTAATTTTAAAAAAACGAACAAAAAACGCTTAATATTACCTTGTTGCATAATGTGA
- a CDS encoding pyridoxal phosphate-dependent aminotransferase: MILGHGDDGYLFNGKIKVNFSSNVFYDGPPKGLQEHLMLQWDNIARYPEANAESLQNELAKWHRLEPQQIIVTNGATEAFYLLAHFLQKKSATIIIPSFAEYNDACQIHNLSLNFVNWSEITETSRFATDALFLGNPNNPTGLLLSKNVLSSLLQNNPETLFVIDEAYVDFTTHPISMIDEITNFSNLVIVKSLTKTYAIPGLRLGYIISQSQNIQAIEKNKMPWSVNTFAIEAGKYIVKNASKLLLPIEKLMTDTAHFYNALQQIEHIEVYPTNTNFFLCKTQLKTASNLKEYLLHNHQLLIRDASNFRGLSAHYFRVATQKPLENQLLIDTICQWTML, from the coding sequence ATGATTTTAGGACACGGTGATGATGGGTATTTATTTAACGGAAAAATAAAAGTAAATTTTAGTTCCAATGTTTTTTATGATGGACCACCTAAAGGCTTGCAAGAACACCTTATGTTACAATGGGACAATATTGCTCGTTATCCAGAAGCTAATGCCGAATCGCTACAAAATGAATTAGCGAAATGGCATCGGTTGGAACCGCAACAAATTATAGTGACTAATGGAGCTACCGAAGCCTTTTATTTACTGGCTCATTTTTTACAAAAGAAATCGGCTACTATTATAATTCCGTCGTTTGCAGAATACAATGATGCTTGCCAAATTCATAACCTGTCATTAAATTTTGTCAATTGGTCAGAAATCACCGAAACGAGTCGGTTTGCTACTGATGCTCTGTTTTTAGGAAACCCAAATAATCCTACGGGCTTGTTGCTTTCTAAAAACGTTCTTTCTTCGTTGTTACAAAATAATCCAGAAACCCTCTTTGTTATTGATGAAGCTTATGTTGATTTTACGACCCATCCAATTTCTATGATCGATGAAATTACCAATTTTTCAAACTTAGTAATAGTAAAATCGTTAACAAAAACGTATGCTATTCCAGGTTTACGATTGGGTTATATTATTAGTCAAAGCCAAAATATACAAGCCATAGAAAAAAATAAAATGCCTTGGTCTGTTAATACATTTGCCATCGAAGCAGGGAAATATATTGTAAAAAACGCATCAAAGTTGTTATTACCCATAGAAAAATTAATGACCGATACAGCTCATTTTTACAATGCTTTACAACAAATTGAACATATAGAAGTCTATCCTACAAATACTAATTTTTTCTTGTGTAAAACCCAACTAAAAACGGCTTCTAATTTAAAAGAATACCTCTTGCATAATCATCAATTACTCATTCGTGATGCCAGTAACTTTAGAGGACTGTCTGCACACTATTTTCGAGTAGCGACTCAAAAACCTTTGGAAAACCAATTATTAATTGATACAATTTGCCAATGGACAATGCTGTAA
- a CDS encoding cobyric acid synthase, which translates to MQKLRPIMFVGTASDVGKSIINTGFCRIFKQDGYTPAPFKSQNMSLNSFATPDGLEIGRAQAVQAEACGIACSTDMNPVLLKPTNDKSSQVVLNGKPLGNQSAFDYFMGNDKMELLKEAQAAYDRLSEKYNPIVLEGAGSISELNLKHRDITNMRMAKYANAMTFLIADIDRGGVFASVYGSIALLTPEEKVLIKGIIINKFRGDARLFEEGKK; encoded by the coding sequence ATGCAAAAGTTACGTCCTATAATGTTTGTTGGTACAGCCTCTGATGTAGGTAAAAGTATCATTAATACTGGATTTTGCCGTATTTTTAAACAAGACGGTTATACACCAGCCCCTTTTAAGTCGCAAAATATGTCGCTTAATAGTTTTGCTACTCCAGACGGACTTGAGATAGGTCGTGCGCAGGCGGTTCAAGCAGAGGCTTGTGGCATAGCTTGTAGTACTGATATGAATCCTGTTTTATTAAAACCTACAAACGATAAAAGTTCACAGGTGGTTTTAAATGGTAAGCCTTTAGGGAATCAATCTGCGTTTGATTATTTTATGGGGAATGATAAAATGGAATTGCTCAAAGAAGCTCAAGCGGCTTATGATCGATTGAGTGAAAAATACAACCCTATTGTGTTAGAAGGAGCAGGAAGCATATCCGAACTAAATCTAAAACATAGAGATATTACCAATATGCGTATGGCAAAATATGCTAATGCAATGACTTTTTTAATTGCAGATATTGATAGAGGGGGTGTATTTGCTAGTGTTTATGGAAGTATAGCATTATTAACACCCGAAGAAAAAGTTTTAATAAAAGGAATTATCATTAATAAATTTCGTGGAGATGCACGACTTTTTGAAGAAGGAAAAAAATAA
- a CDS encoding GHMP family kinase ATP-binding protein: MISYINKRKKRTLINPIYFYQDRNFEEGKGLSSSSTDILSLLLALNQLYKTHYTNSFLYKIASQIDPTDPCLDQNSLLFNQKSGEIIENLHVIPYVMLYFDSDPDKDVDTVKISRDRKYSENQVEEFKKLYYNLKISMERGYYTTFFECVTRSAVINQAILPKNKFDVLYHFALANNCGLFVAHSGTYMGLLIEPYRLESIEKEVSDLVAKHWHTKLIIE, translated from the coding sequence ATTATTTCATACATTAATAAAAGAAAAAAAAGGACTCTTATTAATCCGATATACTTTTATCAAGACCGAAACTTTGAAGAAGGTAAAGGATTATCTTCTAGTTCAACGGATATATTAAGTCTTTTGTTAGCTTTGAATCAATTGTATAAAACACATTACACAAATTCTTTTCTTTATAAAATAGCATCTCAAATAGATCCTACTGATCCTTGCCTAGATCAAAATTCTTTATTGTTTAATCAAAAATCAGGTGAAATTATAGAAAACCTTCATGTTATTCCTTATGTTATGTTGTATTTTGATTCAGATCCTGATAAAGATGTTGATACTGTTAAAATATCACGAGATAGAAAATATTCTGAAAATCAAGTAGAAGAGTTTAAAAAGCTTTATTATAACTTAAAAATAAGTATGGAAAGAGGGTATTATACAACATTTTTTGAATGTGTTACACGAAGTGCAGTTATTAATCAAGCTATTTTGCCTAAAAATAAATTTGATGTATTATACCATTTTGCCTTAGCAAATAATTGTGGTTTATTTGTAGCGCATAGTGGAACATATATGGGGTTACTCATAGAACCCTATCGTTTAGAATCGATCGAAAAAGAAGTTAGCGATTTAGTAGCTAAACATTGGCACACAAAGCTAATTATTGAATAA
- a CDS encoding cobyrinate a,c-diamide synthase yields the protein MKPQFLIAAPSSNSGKTTITLGLLRLLKNQGYKVQPFKCGPDYIDTKHHTKAACQISINLDTYMMGEKHVKSLYNEYNKDADVSIIEGVMGLFDGANRMQGSSAEIAILLNIPVILVVNAKSIAYSIAPLLFGLKHFNPNITIAGVIFNFVNTESHYSFLKDACDDVGIEALGYIPSNSEIAIPSRHLGLFISPENDYESIIENAARHLAKFIDINRILSICNTNISNVPIEKKLINLKTTKSSFSKNYTIAVANDDAFNFTYFENIKALKNIGKVIYFSPLNDKKMPNADILYLAGGYPELYLENLTVNTSMRQSILNFCSNGGRVIAECGGMMYLGNQIINNEGVEYSMVGFLPIKTSMEKAKLSLGYREVQLDNKIIKGHEFHYSKVIEENNILSIGKVFNAKGTEVTTPIYKLKNVIASYIHFYWGNSNIITNTFFEL from the coding sequence ATGAAACCACAATTTCTTATAGCAGCACCCTCTAGTAATTCTGGAAAAACGACCATTACTTTAGGTTTATTACGATTATTAAAAAATCAAGGATATAAAGTCCAACCGTTCAAATGTGGACCTGATTATATTGATACAAAACACCACACAAAAGCAGCGTGTCAAATAAGTATTAATTTAGATACTTATATGATGGGTGAAAAGCATGTTAAATCATTATATAATGAATATAATAAAGATGCTGATGTTTCTATCATTGAAGGAGTAATGGGACTTTTTGATGGTGCTAATCGTATGCAAGGAAGTAGTGCTGAAATAGCTATTTTACTGAATATTCCCGTTATTTTAGTAGTTAATGCTAAATCTATAGCCTATAGCATAGCTCCGTTATTATTTGGACTAAAGCATTTTAATCCAAATATAACAATTGCTGGAGTCATCTTTAATTTTGTAAATACAGAAAGTCATTATTCATTTTTAAAAGATGCTTGTGATGATGTAGGTATTGAAGCTTTGGGATATATTCCTTCTAATTCAGAAATAGCAATCCCTTCTCGCCATCTAGGATTGTTTATATCCCCAGAAAATGATTATGAATCAATAATAGAAAATGCAGCTAGGCACTTAGCAAAATTTATTGATATAAATCGTATCTTAAGTATTTGTAATACAAATATTTCTAATGTTCCTATTGAAAAAAAATTAATAAACTTAAAAACAACAAAATCATCTTTTTCAAAAAATTATACTATAGCAGTAGCAAATGATGATGCTTTCAATTTTACTTATTTTGAAAATATAAAAGCTTTAAAAAACATTGGAAAAGTTATCTATTTTAGCCCTCTAAATGATAAAAAAATGCCTAATGCTGATATCCTCTATTTAGCTGGGGGTTATCCTGAATTATATTTAGAAAACTTAACTGTGAATACTTCTATGCGCCAATCTATTTTAAATTTTTGTTCTAATGGAGGAAGAGTAATAGCAGAATGTGGTGGTATGATGTACTTAGGTAATCAAATTATTAATAATGAAGGAGTTGAATATTCAATGGTAGGTTTTTTACCTATAAAAACATCAATGGAAAAAGCTAAACTTTCTTTAGGATATAGGGAGGTACAACTTGATAATAAAATTATTAAAGGACATGAATTTCACTATTCTAAAGTTATTGAAGAAAATAACATCTTAAGTATAGGAAAGGTTTTTAATGCTAAAGGAACAGAAGTAACTACTCCTATTTATAAATTAAAGAATGTTATAGCATCTTATATTCATTTTTACTGGGGCAATTCTAATATTATAACTAATACTTTTTTTGAGTTATAA
- the bshB1 gene encoding bacillithiol biosynthesis deacetylase BshB1, whose translation MKLDILAFGAHPDDVELGCAGTLAKEVSLGKKVGVVDLTRGELGTRGTAEIRDLEASKSAQILKIQIRENLNFRDGFFKNDEYHQIEVIKMIRKYKPEIVLCNAVEDRHIDHPKGSNLVSDACFLSGLQKIKTELEGQFQEAWRPKQVYHYIQWMNIKPDFAVDISGFMELKMQSILAYSSQFYDPNSSEPETPITSKNFLDSVQYRAQDLGRLIGTNYAEGFTVERCLAVSTLDNLL comes from the coding sequence ATGAAATTAGATATATTAGCATTCGGTGCTCATCCTGATGATGTAGAATTAGGTTGTGCAGGAACTTTGGCAAAAGAAGTTAGTTTAGGTAAAAAAGTAGGTGTAGTAGATTTAACGAGAGGAGAGCTAGGTACACGTGGTACAGCTGAAATTAGAGATTTAGAAGCTTCAAAATCAGCTCAAATTTTAAAAATACAAATACGAGAGAATTTAAACTTTAGAGATGGTTTTTTTAAGAATGATGAATACCATCAAATAGAAGTTATAAAAATGATTCGTAAATATAAACCTGAAATAGTATTGTGTAATGCTGTTGAAGACAGGCATATAGATCATCCAAAAGGAAGTAATTTAGTGTCTGATGCTTGTTTTTTATCAGGATTACAAAAAATAAAGACAGAGTTAGAGGGGCAGTTTCAAGAAGCTTGGCGTCCTAAGCAAGTATACCATTATATACAATGGATGAATATAAAACCAGATTTTGCTGTTGATATTTCAGGGTTTATGGAATTAAAAATGCAATCTATTTTAGCTTATTCATCTCAATTTTATGACCCTAATTCATCAGAACCAGAAACTCCTATAACCTCAAAAAACTTTTTAGATAGCGTTCAGTATCGAGCACAGGATTTAGGAAGATTAATAGGAACAAATTATGCTGAAGGATTTACAGTAGAAAGATGTTTGGCTGTCAGTACTTTAGATAATTTGTTATAA
- a CDS encoding chorismate-binding protein encodes MNLPFVVYRKPNTKTLVGIFQENDHIYFTEDFVEEAFVFAPFSGVPIIFPLEKSEIKYNSVYFDHQIQELDANILEDQVQKQRFMELVQNGIQTIDAGVFHKVVLSRTEEVQIDDFNLFETFENILFKYPSALCYAWYHPKIGLWMGATPEKLFSIKKNEFQTMALAGTQVFKNEQYNVVWGDKEKKEQQFVTDFIKNELETIVDDLHVSEAYTSKAGNLFHLRTDIKGFINTTVLKQLINVLHPTPAVCGAPKNLAKAFIEKSEGYDREFYTGFFGELNFDFSTNEKSTDLYVNLRCMKVSEKKINLFMGCGVTIGSNPELEWYETLNKSKTMRVIINNSK; translated from the coding sequence ATGAATTTACCATTTGTTGTATATCGTAAACCTAATACGAAAACATTAGTAGGGATTTTTCAAGAAAACGATCATATTTATTTTACAGAAGATTTTGTAGAAGAAGCCTTTGTTTTTGCTCCTTTTAGTGGAGTGCCTATAATTTTTCCATTGGAAAAATCTGAAATAAAATACAACTCCGTTTATTTTGATCATCAAATACAAGAATTAGATGCTAATATTTTAGAAGATCAAGTGCAAAAACAACGTTTTATGGAGTTAGTTCAAAATGGGATACAAACCATAGATGCTGGTGTTTTTCACAAAGTAGTACTTTCAAGGACAGAAGAGGTTCAAATAGATGATTTTAATTTATTTGAAACTTTTGAAAATATCCTTTTTAAATACCCTTCTGCTTTATGTTATGCTTGGTATCATCCAAAGATTGGATTATGGATGGGGGCAACTCCAGAAAAATTATTTAGTATTAAAAAAAATGAGTTCCAAACTATGGCTTTAGCGGGGACTCAAGTTTTTAAAAATGAGCAATATAATGTGGTATGGGGTGATAAAGAGAAGAAAGAACAACAATTTGTAACTGATTTTATAAAAAACGAATTAGAGACTATAGTTGATGATCTTCATGTTTCAGAAGCTTATACAAGTAAAGCAGGAAATTTATTTCATCTAAGAACAGATATTAAAGGATTTATTAATACTACTGTTTTAAAACAACTTATAAATGTCTTACATCCAACTCCAGCAGTATGTGGAGCACCAAAGAATTTAGCAAAAGCTTTCATAGAAAAATCAGAAGGATATGATCGAGAGTTTTATACTGGATTTTTTGGAGAATTAAATTTTGATTTTAGTACAAATGAAAAATCAACTGATTTATATGTTAATTTAAGATGTATGAAGGTTTCAGAAAAAAAAATAAATTTATTCATGGGATGTGGAGTTACAATAGGTAGTAATCCTGAGTTAGAATGGTACGAAACGCTCAATAAGAGTAAAACTATGCGAGTAATTATAAACAATTCTAAATAA
- a CDS encoding PaaI family thioesterase, which translates to MILDKEKFVEKCNVLCQNTLMQTLKIEFIDAGEDYLVAKMPVDSSVHQPMGLLHGGATVALAESVGSAASLMFINLDKQEVRGIEISANHLKSKRTGMVTATAKLLHKGRSLHLWEIRVEDENKSLISLCKLTNMILPRREQ; encoded by the coding sequence ATGATACTTGATAAAGAAAAATTTGTTGAAAAATGCAATGTTTTGTGTCAAAATACATTGATGCAAACTTTAAAAATAGAGTTTATAGATGCGGGAGAAGATTATCTTGTAGCTAAAATGCCTGTAGACAGTAGTGTACACCAACCAATGGGATTGTTGCATGGTGGGGCTACTGTAGCTTTAGCTGAAAGTGTAGGAAGTGCAGCATCATTGATGTTTATAAATCTAGATAAACAGGAGGTCAGAGGTATAGAAATATCTGCTAATCATTTAAAAAGTAAAAGGACAGGAATGGTAACTGCAACAGCTAAATTACTTCATAAAGGAAGATCTTTGCATTTATGGGAAATAAGAGTTGAAGATGAAAATAAATCGTTGATCTCATTATGTAAACTAACAAATATGATATTACCTAGAAGAGAGCAGTAG
- the rluF gene encoding 23S rRNA pseudouridine(2604) synthase RluF, producing the protein MEENKTRINKFLSETGFCSRREADKLLEQGRITINGKVPELGTKVSLEDEIRVDGKLILEKKSKPIYLAFHKPIGIECTTNLKVKNNIVDYINYPKRIFPIGRLDKASEGLIFMTDDGDIVNKILRARNNHEKEYVVTVNKPINERFIQRMGDGIPILGTVTRKCKVEQINTTTFKIILTQGLNRQIRRMCEYLGYEVLRLKRVRIINISLDIPVGRYRDLTKSEIDELSKLIAPSSKTEEASFFKLNKNK; encoded by the coding sequence ATGGAAGAGAATAAGACAAGAATTAATAAATTTTTATCAGAAACAGGTTTTTGTTCCCGTCGTGAAGCAGATAAATTATTAGAACAAGGAAGAATAACGATTAATGGGAAAGTACCTGAATTAGGAACAAAGGTATCTTTAGAAGATGAAATAAGGGTTGATGGTAAGCTTATTCTAGAAAAAAAAAGTAAGCCTATTTATTTAGCTTTTCATAAACCTATAGGGATTGAATGTACGACTAATTTAAAAGTTAAAAATAATATAGTTGATTATATTAATTATCCTAAGCGAATCTTTCCTATTGGTCGATTAGATAAAGCTAGTGAAGGACTTATATTTATGACAGATGACGGAGATATCGTTAATAAAATATTAAGGGCTCGTAACAATCATGAAAAGGAGTATGTTGTAACTGTAAATAAACCTATAAACGAACGTTTTATACAACGAATGGGAGATGGAATTCCTATTTTGGGAACTGTAACACGTAAATGTAAAGTAGAACAAATTAATACTACAACTTTTAAAATAATATTAACACAAGGATTAAATAGACAGATTCGTCGTATGTGTGAATATTTAGGTTATGAAGTATTACGTTTAAAAAGAGTGAGGATAATAAATATATCGTTGGATATTCCTGTAGGTCGTTATAGAGATTTAACAAAGAGTGAAATAGATGAGTTGAGTAAATTAATTGCACCTTCTAGTAAAACAGAAGAGGCTAGTTTTTTTAAATTAAATAAGAACAAATAA
- a CDS encoding alpha/beta fold hydrolase, with the protein MKILLVHGWESNSSRWEYLFPYLKNTGSTIISLDAPAHGLSEGSEFNIPQYSQFIHKIVQKYQPQYLIGHSIGGKTCLYYQYTFQIPFIEKIIILGAPSDFTIILKKYTDLLSLNSRLINGLKNKWSIKYEQKLEEFSAQLFVKEIRTKGLVIHDLEDKTVSIDEGRKIIQSWKKAHFIQTKGFGHSLQDVKVFNEICLFLFA; encoded by the coding sequence ATTAAAATACTTTTAGTTCATGGCTGGGAAAGTAATTCTTCACGTTGGGAATATTTATTCCCTTATTTAAAAAATACAGGAAGTACTATTATATCTCTTGATGCACCTGCTCATGGGCTTTCTGAAGGAAGTGAATTTAATATACCTCAATATAGTCAATTTATTCATAAAATAGTTCAAAAATACCAACCACAATACCTAATAGGGCATTCAATAGGAGGGAAAACTTGTTTGTATTATCAATATACTTTTCAAATACCTTTTATAGAAAAAATAATTATTCTAGGAGCACCTTCTGATTTTACAATTATTCTAAAAAAGTACACTGATTTGTTAAGCTTAAATTCAAGATTAATAAATGGATTAAAGAATAAATGGAGTATAAAATATGAACAAAAATTAGAAGAATTTTCAGCTCAATTATTTGTGAAAGAAATACGAACAAAAGGATTAGTTATTCATGATCTAGAAGATAAGACAGTCTCTATAGATGAAGGAAGAAAAATTATACAATCATGGAAAAAGGCTCATTTTATTCAAACTAAAGGATTCGGTCATTCATTACAAGATGTAAAAGTATTTAATGAAATTTGTCTGTTTCTGTTTGCTTAA
- a CDS encoding zinc ribbon domain-containing protein: protein MATKELNVEEKLRALYDLQLIDSRIDEIRNVRGELPLEVEDLEDEVAGLTKRVEKLKTDLESIEEQIKGKKGSIEEHKEAIKKYTAQQKEVRNNREFNSLTKEVEFQELEIQLAEKHIREMKASIEHKKVSIAQTKEKLEGKSTHLKHKKSELQEIMAETEKEEAFLVSKSQEFEDQIEERLLKAYKRIRGNVRNGLAVVSIERGASAGSFFTIPPQTQMEIAARKKVITDEHSGRILVDAVLADEEREKMEQLFAKI from the coding sequence ATGGCAACAAAAGAATTGAATGTAGAAGAAAAATTAAGAGCGTTATACGACTTACAATTAATCGATTCAAGAATCGACGAAATTAGAAACGTAAGAGGAGAATTACCTCTTGAGGTGGAAGATTTAGAAGATGAAGTTGCTGGTTTGACTAAAAGAGTTGAAAAATTAAAAACTGATTTAGAGTCAATCGAAGAACAAATAAAAGGTAAAAAGGGTTCTATAGAAGAACACAAAGAAGCTATTAAAAAATATACTGCACAACAAAAAGAAGTTCGCAATAATCGTGAATTTAATTCTTTAACGAAAGAGGTTGAATTTCAGGAGCTTGAAATTCAATTAGCAGAAAAACATATTCGTGAGATGAAAGCTTCAATTGAACACAAAAAAGTTTCAATTGCTCAAACAAAAGAAAAATTAGAAGGGAAATCAACTCACTTGAAGCATAAAAAATCTGAATTACAAGAAATTATGGCTGAAACAGAGAAAGAAGAAGCTTTCTTAGTAAGTAAGTCACAAGAATTTGAAGACCAAATTGAAGAACGTTTATTAAAAGCTTATAAGCGTATTCGTGGAAATGTTCGTAACGGTTTAGCAGTAGTATCTATTGAACGTGGTGCTTCAGCAGGTTCATTCTTTACAATTCCACCGCAAACACAAATGGAAATAGCAGCTCGTAAAAAAGTAATTACTGATGAGCACAGCGGAAGAATTCTTGTTGATGCTGTTTTAGCTGATGAAGAAAGAGAAAAAATGGAACAATTATTTGCTAAAATATAA